One Chthonomonas sp. genomic window, GTGCTTGGCCGCCCAAGCGGGTCGAACCATCGTAACCGATTCTTGGACCCGGTGGTGCTCGTATAGTTTGGGTTTAGATCGACCCGCAGGACCACGTCGGGAGTCTGCGCGATTGCCATGCTAGCCATCGCCACCGAGGAGACTAGGATCAGCGAGTTACGCACGGGCCACATCGCTCAAGAAGTCGTTGTAGTTCACCGTCTCTTGGGTCCCTGCGCCAAGGTCTTTGACCGTGAGCGTGCCGCCAGCCAGTTCGTCCTCACCCAAGATCAAGGCGCGCTTGGCTCCAGATCGGTCCGCCGCCTTGAATTGAGCACGCAAGCTCCGGCCCTGGATGTCGGTGCCACACGCCGCACCAGTCGCACGAAGAGAGCGAACAAGTTCCCGGACCTTGGCCTCCGCCTCAGCGGAAGCGCATACGACATAGTAGTCGGGACGGGGTGCTTCCGGGAGAAGCCCTTGAGACTCCATGACGATGATGACTCGCTCGACCCCCGCGCCAAAGCCGACGCTTGGGGTCGCTGGGCCGCCGATCTCTTTGATCAGATTGTCGTAACGTCCGCCGCCGCACAGGGCAGTCTGAGCCCCCAGGTTGGTGCTCTGTACTTCGAAAACAGTGTCGGTGTAGTAGTCCAGGCCGCGTACGATTTCAGGAGTGACGGCGTACGGTACTCCCGCCTCCGTCAGCAGGCTCTGCACCTGCGCAAAGTTCGCCGCGCTCTCCGACTCCAGATAGTCCAGCACGCTTGGCGCACCCTGCAAAGCTGCCCGCATCGCGGGATCCTTGGAATCCAGCATCCGGAGCGGATTGCGCTCGGCTTGCGCGCGCGCTTCAGTGCCCTGGTCCGCCAGGTACGACTCCATGTGCTTGAGCAGTGCGTCGCGGTAGGCCACGCGAGTCTCAGTGCGGCCGATGGAGTTCAGTGAAACCTTGAGACCCCGGACGCCGAACCGCTCATAGAACCGGTAGGCGAGCTCGATCATCTCGGCATCTGCCGCGGGCGAATCGGTGCCGATAAGTTCCGCGCCGACCTGGTGTGCCTGTCGGTATCTGCCGCGCTGCGGCCGTTCATAC contains:
- a CDS encoding histidine--tRNA ligase, which encodes MPYQSPRGTNDVLPYDASRSERTFDSHVWRWVEDTFAQLSNQFGYSEIRTPIFEDTELFTRTSGDTSEIVTKQMYSFLDKGDRSISLKPEGTAPVMRAYLQHNLGASGGPTRLWYFTHIFRYERPQRGRYRQAHQVGAELIGTDSPAADAEMIELAYRFYERFGVRGLKVSLNSIGRTETRVAYRDALLKHMESYLADQGTEARAQAERNPLRMLDSKDPAMRAALQGAPSVLDYLESESAANFAQVQSLLTEAGVPYAVTPEIVRGLDYYTDTVFEVQSTNLGAQTALCGGGRYDNLIKEIGGPATPSVGFGAGVERVIIVMESQGLLPEAPRPDYYVVCASAEAEAKVRELVRSLRATGAACGTDIQGRSLRAQFKAADRSGAKRALILGEDELAGGTLTVKDLGAGTQETVNYNDFLSDVARA